TATTCAACACCAAATGACAAACACAATCAACCAAGATTGACATTTTTAACTAATGATTATTGTTAGGTCCTCTGAACTCATGATTTACAGCAGGGTCAAGCAATATTTTGGTTCTCATCTTACCCTCTATAATACTCACATCCAACAAGGAACCGTTACTGATCAATCAAGCAAATATTACCTGTTCGCGGCAAATTCTTCATTAGCTTTCACAGAAAGGCCAGCCTCCATGTGCTGAGAATGATAGCAAGACGCAAAGTATCAGTAGGCAAATTGTTAATAGTTTCAAAAGCATAATCATCACACATTAAGAAAATATAGCACTAGCATATGCCTATATCATATAATTTGGTAATCCAGATCCAGATAAACAACACTAGTAATAGAAACTTACTTGATTTTTAGGTACTGAACTTATATAGTATTCCTCATCCACGAAACACTGTTGCTTTCTCTTAGAACCAGATGCTGCTTAAACCAACGGAAAACATAGTAAAAAGTTAATCAATTGTCACTTCCTAGTCTTCTTTTGTGAAAATTCAAAAAGCATActccttttttttaaatacaaattcaaaaagattcatgaaaataacatataaaCTACCCCGCACACAATTTCTATATTCAAGAGCTCAGTAAATTATTCCAtctttaatcataaaaaatgaaTTAAGAGGCAGTCATTTTCTAGATAACAAAAGAACTAGGCAAGCATATTGAATGCTTTGTAATATCAGAAGCCACAATTTGTAAACAAGATGTCACCGTGAAGAGGATAATTTCACCTATAATACAATAACAAACTCAACGGAGGTCTAATGACTatataaaagagagagagagagagagaggggggggtaccttttctccctttttctgTGGAAGGAATATCTTCTGGTTGAATTTCCTCCTGCAAGAGGCAAAAATACATGTATCCTCAAGCATTGGAAAAGAAAATGCAGAAATAAAATTAGCACATCAGTTAGAAGAAATATTTAGCCAGTTATCAGGAAATGAGATTAGAATGTCCACATCTAAATTACAGCAATAGCCACATACCTTTTCTATAGTACTTTTAGACTGCTGTTCATGAACCAAATTTATAATATTCTCATGAATGGCTCTCTTCCTTTTCATCACATCAACCCATTGACCGGAAGGACCCTGCAATTATGCGTCATTTACAATGTCAAGGTAATATGGTAAGACAACTAGCTAATGATGAAAGCCAGAAAATCACAAAGATATTATTCCTAGTGGCTTGCTAGGGGCAGGCATTGTAAACTCATACATGATATATCATGGAACATGATTGATCGTTAACATGGATATCAATATGTGTGAGATGACACTAACAACCATGAAACAACACACCAAAAATTAAGTTAACGGAAACACAAACTACCTGTACATGCTTTGATTTAGCTGCTTCCCCTTCAGCTTCCAAGATAGTCTGCTTTGGCCTGAAAATTACACGATCTAGTTAACTTATGATAAAATGATCAAGCCATTAGACAATTTGTATATAATCTTATACTCACCTAAACTTTTTCAAATGCTCTGAAAATGCAAGGGCCATTAACTCCCCAGTTTCCAATACATTCTTGAACATCGGATGCAGACCCTCACGTGGCAAATCCTTTACTCTTCGAATAGACTCCTTGGATGGTAAGGGCTTCGTCTTCATATATAAACGGAATGCATTGTTACAGGTTCTCTGCAATGACTCCAATTCTGCATTAGTATCAATAATTTCCCTAACTCTATCTGAAACAAGGTCAAGGACTGTTTGAGGGAATCGGCCATAAACAGTTTCTCCATTTGCCATTGCCTGTTCAATTTTCGACATTACTCCAGTCATATTCTGCAAGACCTCTTCTTCGGTGGGAGCAGCTTTTATCGGCTTCGACAGAAACAAATGAAGATCCAATAGGTAAGCCATATCCTCCGATGTCACGAAGGAATAAGCAGTGCCGGTACGGCCAGCCCTTGCAGCCCTTCCAACACGATGAACAAATATCTTAGGCTTTGGAGGGAAGTCCCAATTGATAACATTATCAAGCAAAGGAATATCAATGCCACGAGCTGCAACATCCGTCACAATCAACAGCATCGTCTTCCTCGACCTAAACCTTGATACATGTATTTTTCGGGCATCTTGATCCATGTCACCATAACACACAGATGGTTCAATCCCTTCTTCTCTAAACAGTATATTCAAAAACTCAACATGGTGTTTTGTGGATACAAAAATCAATGTCTGCTGATCCGAACCAATCCTTTCCCTAACCAAATACAACAATGCAGCATACTTCTCTTCCTGTCTCAAAGTAAAAAACACAGTCTTCAAATCAGGGCTAATTTTAGTCTCCAAATCAAGCCTCACAAGCTGAGGATCTCGCAGGCCGGCCTTCGCAAACTCGGCGAGCGCGCTGGGCATAGTAGCGCTAAATAATAGCGTCTGGCGATTCTCGCCGAGCTGCGAAAGAATCTGGTGCAACTGCTCAGCAAAACCCATCCCAAACAAACAATCAGCCTCATCAAAAACAACATACTCAACGGTACGCAACGACATGTCATCTACCTCAGACAAATGGTGCATAAGCCTACCAGGTGTGGCAATTATAATGTCAGGGCTCTGAGCCAGTTCCTCAAACTGGCTCTCCATGCTGTCACCGCCAACTAACAAACTAACCCTAAGATCAGTGAAGTGACCAAGCTCTTTGGTGAATTTTAGGGTTTGAAGAGCCAAGTCCCTTGTAGGGGACAATATGAGGGCTCTAACACCGGACTGAGGGACATGCTGGTTGAGGCGGTGGAGCATTGGGACAAGAAACGCTGCCGTTTTGCCGGAACCAGTGCGGGCCATGGCGACGACGTCGTGGCCGGAGAGGATGAGAGGCATCGTCTTCCTTTGAATTGGAGTGGGGACTTTGTAGCCTTTGCGTTTGATTGCTTTGAATACATTGGGATTTAGATTCAGAGATTCGAAGCCCCCTGTTGATTTTGacttcttcttctgcttctctattctcttcttctctcctcCCATTTTTTCTTCTCACTTCTTCTACACCCTACCAGCTGCCGACGGCGGCGTTTGTTCTCTTTGGTTCTTGTATAGGGTTTAAGTTAACTAACCTAACATATGGTACCTGACGTCATAAAAAATGGggaatttattttaattataagttATTCACTTAttctaaatataaattaaataaaagaaaaaatacatatttaattattagttaatcgGTAGTTAATGACTTACAAAAACTAAAGCTCTGAGCAGGTCGCTGTGGCAGTGAAGAAGCAAGGTTGGTGGTGGGTGACTGGGTGGATGTTCTGCGACGGAGAGGTGAGTGACGCGGTAGTAGTTCGCCGGAGCTTTATTTTTTGGTCACGGTTTGGCCGGAGCTTATGGCGGCGAAAATGTGGATTCAATAGGAAGTGGGCTAAAGGCCCAATACTTTAAGGCCCAACGCGATATTAACGAAGACCAAAGAAAAAACAAATTCAGCTTTCACGGGTTTCGCTCTTCCTTTGGcgccaaattttttattctattcgCGCTCTGCAAAGAAAGAGCGTCTGCATCTTTCACTCACTTTCTTCCAGAATCGAGATTCTTCCATGGCCAGCCTAGGACTTCGTCCTCCTCAATTCTCCGAGGTTTCGcttcttccttttcctctcttGCTATTCTGTGATGTCTTCGTTTTTCCTTTTTCGTCTTTTTTCCTATCCGCTTTCTAGCTTTAGTCcgcaattttttttctaaagtgTAATGTTAATTTCTTTTAGCGATTCCTCATATTCGCTTCGATATTTTATCCATGTTTCAATTGGatgcttttttttgtttatttctcttttgctattgaatttttcttttccttatgCTTTGTTTAAGAGCTGAATTAGTTGATACATCAACGctataaaagatttttttccCCGGTTCAAACACTCATTCGGcgatttatattttttatatcttcAATTCCAGAGGCTGTGTGTAACACGTAAACATGTTGCAGGATGTTGCTTGGCTTCCATATTGGCTTCAGAATCTTAGAGCTGATGGCTCCAACGagtttctagaggattctcagAGTCCTAACAACCAAGAAGTGAAGGTTGAAATTTCTCTTCTAGTTActgtttatatttatttttgtttattgtgTATGTCTAAGGGAACAAGATAGTTTGGTGTGGTGGATTATCGAACCAGTATGCCATTTCCAGTCTTGCTTTGATTTGAAGTTACCGTCCTCTTTTAGGGTTGATGACTGTTTTCAATTTGAATATGCTTCGGTGAGAATTCTCATGCAATATTGTGCATTTATGACCATGGAGGGCTAATAGTTTCGTGGTTAATTTAACCTCTAAGTGTTATGTTTTAGATTTTCGTTCAGTTTTGCAAATTTTGCAAATGTTAGATTGGTTAATTAACTCGGCCTATGTTTACAAAGCTGGTCCACGCCATGAAAAACgaggagggttgtgttaggATTGTGACAACTCAAACTTTGTTCAATCCCAATGCATGGACATGATGCATTGGTGTCTTGATCCATATAGCTGACCCCACTAGTGGAGAAAAGCTTTGTTAAGTTAGATTGGTTGAATTCTTTGTTGATgtcttctcttatttgaaaTGATTTAGGGTCCAAAACCTTCTCCAGAAAATCGTAGTGATGGAAAATGTATTAATGCACTACCTAAGGATGATTGTGGATACAGAAgttgccatttacttttatcTGCAGAAGATAGTTCAAATATTAGTTCAGCTCCTCCTGAACATGTAAgttgttttattttatcatttctCTGTCTTATGCTTTTATATTTTCAACTGATATAAGCATGGTGTAGTCTTCAAATAATTACTTCTTTAAGTGTTTCTGAGATAAATTCTGATCCATAATGTTAGGAAACCACATGACTAGAATGCATAGAAGTAAAGACAAATAAGGAAATCAGCATAGAGAAAATTAAGTAATGGGAGGATGCATATTTGTAACCATCTAGCTATAGTTTGCATTGGTAGAAGGTGCTTGCAGCTATATAGTTTGTGTTAGGGGTGCTGAGGAGGAATCTCGGAAGATTGGAATTGGACTTGGGAGAGTTTCTAGATTCTCATAAATAATAGATTTAAGTTCTCTAGTGGAGTTAACCTTATAATTCATTTTGTGTTTATCTTCTCAtgattttaactttttaaatattttctagAAGCTAAGATTAATTGATTCAGCAACAGAGTGCTGCCTATGGATTTGTCACTTTCCCTGATTTCATGGTCGTTTTAAAATTTTCTGATTTCAGTTTCATTTTAGTATTATGAACTTGAAAATATGAAGGACCTGGCAAAAACTATTTCTAGAAGCTCCTATGCTTTCGGACAATGTCGCTCATCTGAGTGATCCATAGGTATCTATGTGATCAGTGACTTACACACAGCAGTTATTTACCATAATTTATCCTTTTCATAAGTGTTTAAATATCTTATTTCCCTACAACTAGCGAAATTCCTATGCTGTTAACACAATTTTAAGACTGGGGTTTTGGTTTTATCTATTTTTACTCCATTGATACAGGTGTTTCACTTTAGTCTGCGCCTTTCTTCAGATGCTGAGTTTTTCCCAACCCAGGATTTGAATGAATTTCATGACGCAGTTTCACCACAGAAAATCTGTTCGTTGCAACCTGTTCAAACATCCATTGATTTTGGACAGAACATGCGTTCTGTTACAGAGCATCTTGCCTATGAACAGAATTTGTTGCCTGCTTCCGTCCCTGAGACTGTGAAAAGGGATGATATGTCGAAATCCCCGACTGATACAAATGATGTTATCAGACAACACAAGGTAAAATCCAACATTAAATGCTTCACAAGTGACTCTATCAGTGATGCAGTTGAACTTTCAGTTGCAGCATCTGAGGTTCTTGCCATACACGATCTAGTAAAGATGGAGTCAGTTTCAGAATTGATGCATACAGAAAATGTACTTGAAGTTGCACTTCGTATGAAGCAGGCACGGCTCGAGGGGTGGGACAATGGCTTCCAATCTTCTAGTGAGGACTCCGACTGCAGTGATTCTCTTTCTGATTTGAATGATTTTGTTATGGAAGAAGCCTATGAAGATATAGGCTTGCTTTCTAGTGTTTCTGTTGAGGAGCATCTTTGCAGTTCAATTAGATCTCAATCAAATGCTGTCCCCCTTGCTGAAAATTATAGCAGATGCAATGCGAAACATAGTGAGAAAGAGCTTACTTCTCATGTAGCCAATGTCGATATGGAGATGGAGAGGCACCAAAAAACTGACTCACCTCTTGATTCTTTATGTTGTGAAAGGGAGATGCATTCTGATGGTCCCGGTTTGGGTTCAACTACTCTCAAACAAGTTGAAAACGGTCTTCCTACATCTCAGCGTTCTGCGGAGAATAATTCCAATGCTTTAGCCCTAAACCAGGTGAACGAGGTCCTCACTTTTTCCTTTCTGCTTCATCTGTTTAGAGGAAATTCCATATTTTAGCCCCATTTATTTAACAAAAATGTACAAGTTTGATGATTAAAGAAAAAGTTATCACACTTATTATTTGGCTAGGTTTCTGAATTTCAGATATTTCTGCCAGAGTACATCTGTACATTGGAGTTACTGTATTTATATCAATGTAGTAACTGTTGCTAGGTTGATTTCTACTTGCTAGACCATTGTTTCGGCTATGGTTGATTTAACTCCATCTATGCCAGAAAATGACGTTGTCTCCTTAGCTGTTGAAACCTCTGGAAATTTCagtaagttttaattttatgtaCTTTTTCAGCATTTTGGCTGCCTTTCTCTCTCTGGTTATGGAATCTTATGTAATTTCTGTTAAATTCTTCAGAAAATGAGAACTTGGCAACCTATTTAGCTCCAGAGAGATTTAGAAGCCGATGGTTAGGGGGTTGGACAAATAAGGTACGGTGTTTCTTCAACTTGCCACTTCTTTGGGTCACTAGTTGATGTATTACTGTGGATAATGGTTTGAAAGCTTTCTAAAGAAATAGTTAAATTGTGTGAGTTGTTGGAGTTTTTTCTTTGGACACATCTTACTATAATTCTTTCTGATGAAATATGCAAGGAAATATTTGTTATCCTCAGATTTTACTGTCTAAAATCAGGACGTTGGGTGTAACCGTGTAACAGCtgctgaaattttttttaagattagCTATCTATTGCCTTATACTACTTTGGTTCCTAATCAACTGTTTGGGGCTTTGTGGAAATGCTTAGCTTTAACATTTTCCTTCTTCATTAATATTACGATGAAATTTCTGTCTTTTTCCTTTGCTATAGGATCGCCCATTTGGTCCTTTTATACTTGCTTTACATAATTTGTAGTCTCTGTTTGGGTTTCAtcaaattgataaaaaaatatcttttttttattaaaaaagatctttttttattttttaatgtgtttggcgaatttctaatagtaaaagtaaaggcattagaaaaataaaaaaaaaaaaccatcgttttttgaaaaactacattttacatcttttttttaaagatctttttttcttaaaaaaatatgtttttcacataataaattaaccaaaaagtacttttattttattttacctaaacataattgatagataaaaagatctttttatatgagatatccaaacataaaatcaCTCTTACTTTTATAAAAGAtcttctaaaaaaatatcattaacAAAGATCTTTTTCAAGACCAAACAAGCCCTTACTCTTGCCACATGGTTTCTTTTCAAACTTTTGACTATACGATTTCGGtttcttttcaaactttttaCTATACGATTTCTTCTATTATTGCtatattattatcatcatcattatttttttccttcaaCAAATTTGCATCCCTTCTTTCATTTTTATATGTTATCATGGCTTGTCAGCAATCTTGATactctgttttctttctttgctgGCTTTGCATTTTCTATGTCCCTCTTGGAAGGAGTCAGAACCATCTTCGTTGAATAATGCTGACCGGATTCCAGAGTTCCACATTAGAGAGACAAGCTTTCTCTCAGAATCTGTAGATATTTTTCCAGATGCAAGTTCTTGCGTTCAGAAACATGATCCCAAGTGTGCAAATGGTTCTCAGCTAAGCATGCATTCTGACGAGGGCATATTGCATTCTCAAAATGTGATCAGATGTTCAAATCTATCATTGATTGATCCTCTTTGTTCGGTTGTTCCGTGTAGCATCTCTGCAGAACATGCCATATCCAGTATTGACAAGGACAAAGAACATAATACTGAAAATTTTGTCACATCCATCTCTGAATTTGTGGTGGACACCTTTCAAAGGATATCAAATAAGAATGCTACATTGGATTGTAGAGATGAGAAAATGACTCCTTCCCTTGGTTTGAAAGATATTCCAATCACTGAGACAGAGGTGGTTAAACAAATGCCTAAGAAATTGACCTGTGTTGAGCATATTGATCGAAAACAGTTAAACCCTCTTATGGATTGTAGTGTGATTCAACCCAACCAAGCTTTCCCCCTGAACTGTAATTTGACTCCTCTTCCCACTAACTATAGTATGAGTGCCGCTGCTGCTGTTTCTCTCGGCACAAGGAAATCTGAGAGTCTCTCTGCATCCAAGAGTGAAGATGGAAATGAAAATGAAGAAAATCATGGATATTTTGTTGATAACAAGGCTAGTGATGGGTTAACGATAAAAACATCAGATGCAAATGGCATTTTAGATGAACAAACACAAGATAGTAGGTCACctcatattttaaataataggaCACGCCGCCGTTTGCAGGCACCGAAGACTGTTCTAAATGATGTGAGAACAGACCTTCAGAGTGAACGGAACAACAACTACAACGAGTTACAAGTTGTGTGCAATAAATACGATGGTCAAAATGTTGGAGATAGAAAGAAAGTCCGTTTCTCAGAAAAGGTTGAGGAGCTTGATCAGAAAAGGAAGTTGTCCAAGTCGGAACCTTCATACAAAAGAGGTAGATCTTTAGTTCTAATTGTGTCATGTATCTTTCAGTTCGAAGATTTTTTGTACGTGTTGACTCTTTTTCCCTCCAATGATGTAGGTTCATCAGTTAGAGTAAAGAGGAAACGAGTTTCGAAGTCATCGACTGCTTCTGAGCTTCTTGTGAAACATCCTCTAACAAATTACTGCAGAACGGTTGCCAATGAGTTTATATTCCAAGGTACACAATTCTTACTCACTGGGTTGTCTAGACAAAAAGAAAGGGACATAGAAGCACTCATATGGAATTCCGGTGGGGTGGTGCTTTCGGATATTCCATCTCCTCCAAATTCAAGGGGCAAGAGAAGCTTGACCTTATCTTCCTTGCAGCTTCCTGTTATTCTATGTATGAGAAAGGTTTGTTTCTAGTGATTGACAATCTTATGTTTCTAATACTTATGCATAAATAATCTTCTAATTGGTTATTGATACATTCACTTTAttcttcctttttatttataaatgtCTCGCATGGATTAAACTTCTGGATAAATTaacatatttaataataataactgatATGATCACAAGAAACTTTTCAAGATTAAATTTCTATGCCAAAAGCATTATATTTATAACGGATAAAATCatcaattaatatgattgagaAAACGGGAATATGTAAGAAATGGAAAAATCGTCCAATTATAGTTCAGCTCTTGTTGgtgatatttattttctttataatgttaaggatttatttcaatatcaattttgagcaagaagtCTAGTTTTAAGATAACAAGGCTTAGGAATTTCTATTGAAGAGAAGGCAAGATAAGCCGGAAGAACATGGAGAGTAAAGAAATCCTCCAAACAATTTTTTTCCCCTTAagtttttagtttatttatttattctccAAATGCATAATAAGAAAGAAAGGTAGACATCAGAAGAAAAAGATCACTTCAGTTCTATAATTTTTCTGGCACCAAGAATCGTTGGAAGAAACCATGTTCCACAGATGCTGTGAATAGAATTTGTTGCCAAGCAACTACAGAGACAACATTTGAACTCTAGATGACATGGCTAAAAGAGTCTATTAGTTGTTCACTTTAGATTTAGTTACCTTCCATAATGAATGCactctttatttcttttaaccGAGTATTTGTTCTTTTTCTCAGATGCAAACCACCAAATTCTTGTACGGTTGTGCTGTTGGTGCCTCAATACTGAAAGTTGATTGGCTAACTGATTGTCTTAAATCCAGATCTATTTTACAACCTGAAAAGTAAGTTCTGTTTCTGTTTTTATTGAATTAACCTTTTCTTCTCTTAGAACTTATGTTCGTCGGTCGCTAAATATTGTTATGTCTAGGCATGCCAATATGTAGATACAGAATGTTAAGAAAGTAGGATCAGTCCAACCTTGACAACTTGAATGGtaattttgaattgattttgaTATGTATTGGAAGTTCTTTTTAAATGTTTCTTTGGCGTTTCCTTGTGGCTATGGTTGTTTTAAGGGAACCTCCATTTCAAAACTGAAAGATTGGATGTATTTaactatttatataaaaaatggggAAACGGTTTCACTCTTATATACCACTATAATGGCATTACAAACTAAGGTAGAgggaaatcaaggaaaattaTAAGCAAAATCTTTGGTTTGACTATTGAGATGGTATACTAATGCATTGTCTGATGCATGTACCTAATCTCACCTACTGAGACAGATGAGACAAGGCTTGATTATTGTCTTTTTATGTGTAAATATGCAACAATTAGCCACAACCTTAATACATTCTCCGAAAACCCTGTTTTGCTGCCGTCATTGTCATTTAAGTTAGTTTCTTTATATTACGTTTCTATTTGTACCTTGTACATTATTTTACATCGCCTAGGCTGATGCATCTGATAGCTTATTAGCTTTCTATTGATGCTTAGATTCTTTCTGTTTACCTTGTTTCTTCAATCAGTGAAATTGAGAAAATATTCAACCTACTTTGCTGTCATAATGATGTGATATTAAGCATCTCAGACCTTATTCACAGATTTGTAATCGTGGTTGCTTTCCTTTTAGATACATTATTCTTCCAAACCCAAGTGATATGAGGCAGACCAAAACTGGGACAGCAATCCATTACAGAGACCGAAAGCATATTTTTGAAAGAATAGGAATTATGCTTCATGGGAAGCATAGTTTTTGCAACAAATTGGCAAGTGTCATCAAGGTAAgagtctttttcttttcttttcttttcttttctttttccgtTGTCTATTAACATGTGTTTATGTTTAAACTCTCCCTTTTCCTAATAATCAATGGCTCATTGATTACCATTAAATTTTCATGCTTGTAATTCTAAAAGATATAGTTAGATACTTCATGGTTTGGtacttgtgcatgcatctgatTCCTTCAAAGCGGGGATGAAATCATATCTCGTTCTTCAATATACTAGAACGAAGTAACTTGTAGCAAACACCAATGCTGTCATGTCCTTCTTGTCCTAGTTGTTTGCCAAACATACAACATGAACCTTAATGTCACTAACTATGCAAAGTGGATTATCCTGATGGTACTTTAATAAACTTATGGTTTCTCTCTTTTACCGTTTTTGTATGGCTCAGCATGGAGGTGGACAAGTGTTTAAAACTCTTCAACAGTTAGTGCGGAGCATTGATGAAAAGAGGACTTTGGTGGCAGCTATTGTAGCTGAAGATAAAACTACGATATCACGTCATCTGAAGCACTGTGCCTTAGAAGGGGGTATTCCTATTATGGTAAGTACTAAGTACGCATTTTCAAATTTCAGTATCATGGTTGTGTTTATGTGCTGCTTATGTTTTAAATGGTGTTTGCGTAGTGTTCATAGGACTATGTCCATTAATTGGTACTGTCAGTCTATAGTATAATTAAGCTAACTACATTTCTACAAATCATATAATATCAAGTGTGTTTGTGTGTGAAATCAATATCATATAAATAAGTCTGTTTCCTTTTGCAGCCTTATAGTTGGATTGTGAAAAGTTTACATTCAGGAAAGCTACTTCCTTTCACAGAGAAAAACAATGCATTTCCATTGTCATTTGATAGAGTTTCCAATCCTTTCAATGAGTGAAGAAATATGACACATGCTTCTCTGGCAGCTGTTTTTAATACTTAGTGGCCCAAATTATATAGTATATACTCTTTTTTGCTTGATAATAATTGTCCACttcaacaaattttttaaaataatttattatgtcCATATAATGGCACAAACTCCTCATGTCAtgtatacttttttttattttggtgatTATGGAAAGAATATCATGTATAATGTAATTGTATAAAGTAGAAATACGTTTGGaaatgtatttttaattataaattatgatAATCCAATGTTAAAACTATTTTATTTAGTAGGAGTCGGCTAATAATGAGAAATTTGAGTATTATATACAAGATTTTAGTTTCAAACTTTATCGTCGTTATATAataataacttatttttaaaCTCACGTTTTCAGTCACATAACCTATTGTAACATAAATCATAAACAAATCAAGATAAAAATATCCTGAAATCTAACCAGTGAGCTAATCacatttgaattttatgattgaaaattttgctAACTGAATGACAACTGTTAAGTGATGGAAGCATAGAAAGTAACATTTGTTTTAGAAATATAACGTTGAAATAAAATACAGATATTAAGAAACACTAGAAGTCAACGACTTCCAAGGAAAATAAGGGTAAAATAGTACaaataatctttttatatttattattattttattcctGTTTCTGCTTTGGAGACAACAGAATCTAAATGCAACCTGAACGACAAACCTGACCCACAGAACTTCTCTTCCATGACTTTGGTCAACTTTTCCACCATTGAAGGAGTAAAATAGTTAACCCAGTCACCAATCTCACCCTTCCTAAACAAGAACTTGTTCTCAAAGTTCCTACCAAATGTCCCTTTCTTATTTACTTCCAACTCCTTCATATTCTCAAAGCTACACAGCTTCACTATGCTCTCAACCACACCACaattctcttcctccaaagtaAAAGGGCAATCCAAGAACATAGCCACCCTTTTCAATTGGAGATTGACATCTTCTTTCAAATCCTCATATTTCAAGAACAAAACCTTGTTTGGCCTCTCAATGCTCTCTTTCCAA
This sequence is a window from Arachis stenosperma cultivar V10309 chromosome 10, arast.V10309.gnm1.PFL2, whole genome shotgun sequence. Protein-coding genes within it:
- the LOC130955787 gene encoding putative DEAD-box ATP-dependent RNA helicase 29; amino-acid sequence: MGGEKKRIEKQKKKSKSTGGFESLNLNPNVFKAIKRKGYKVPTPIQRKTMPLILSGHDVVAMARTGSGKTAAFLVPMLHRLNQHVPQSGVRALILSPTRDLALQTLKFTKELGHFTDLRVSLLVGGDSMESQFEELAQSPDIIIATPGRLMHHLSEVDDMSLRTVEYVVFDEADCLFGMGFAEQLHQILSQLGENRQTLLFSATMPSALAEFAKAGLRDPQLVRLDLETKISPDLKTVFFTLRQEEKYAALLYLVRERIGSDQQTLIFVSTKHHVEFLNILFREEGIEPSVCYGDMDQDARKIHVSRFRSRKTMLLIVTDVAARGIDIPLLDNVINWDFPPKPKIFVHRVGRAARAGRTGTAYSFVTSEDMAYLLDLHLFLSKPIKAAPTEEEVLQNMTGVMSKIEQAMANGETVYGRFPQTVLDLVSDRVREIIDTNAELESLQRTCNNAFRLYMKTKPLPSKESIRRVKDLPREGLHPMFKNVLETGELMALAFSEHLKKFRPKQTILEAEGEAAKSKHVQGPSGQWVDVMKRKRAIHENIINLVHEQQSKSTIEKEEIQPEDIPSTEKGRKASGSKRKQQCFVDEEYYISSVPKNQHMEAGLSVKANEEFAANRLDSAVLDLVADDSTGIQKQRSVYHWDKRSKKYIKLNNGDRVAANGKIKTESGAKTKATKTGIYKKWKERSHTKVSLKGTNNDGDAQESTSFKGSYRGRGRNFKGGSKRQQSMPNSHVRSEIKEFDQIRKERQKKADRISHLKSKSAKGKKFGKNGKKRRAK
- the LOC130956460 gene encoding uncharacterized protein LOC130956460; the encoded protein is MASLGLRPPQFSEDVAWLPYWLQNLRADGSNEFLEDSQSPNNQEVKGPKPSPENRSDGKCINALPKDDCGYRSCHLLLSAEDSSNISSAPPEHVFHFSLRLSSDAEFFPTQDLNEFHDAVSPQKICSLQPVQTSIDFGQNMRSVTEHLAYEQNLLPASVPETVKRDDMSKSPTDTNDVIRQHKVKSNIKCFTSDSISDAVELSVAASEVLAIHDLVKMESVSELMHTENVLEVALRMKQARLEGWDNGFQSSSEDSDCSDSLSDLNDFVMEEAYEDIGLLSSVSVEEHLCSSIRSQSNAVPLAENYSRCNAKHSEKELTSHVANVDMEMERHQKTDSPLDSLCCEREMHSDGPGLGSTTLKQVENGLPTSQRSAENNSNALALNQTIVSAMVDLTPSMPENDVVSLAVETSGNFKNENLATYLAPERFRSRWLGGWTNKESEPSSLNNADRIPEFHIRETSFLSESVDIFPDASSCVQKHDPKCANGSQLSMHSDEGILHSQNVIRCSNLSLIDPLCSVVPCSISAEHAISSIDKDKEHNTENFVTSISEFVVDTFQRISNKNATLDCRDEKMTPSLGLKDIPITETEVVKQMPKKLTCVEHIDRKQLNPLMDCSVIQPNQAFPLNCNLTPLPTNYSMSAAAAVSLGTRKSESLSASKSEDGNENEENHGYFVDNKASDGLTIKTSDANGILDEQTQDSRSPHILNNRTRRRLQAPKTVLNDVRTDLQSERNNNYNELQVVCNKYDGQNVGDRKKVRFSEKVEELDQKRKLSKSEPSYKRGSSVRVKRKRVSKSSTASELLVKHPLTNYCRTVANEFIFQGTQFLLTGLSRQKERDIEALIWNSGGVVLSDIPSPPNSRGKRSLTLSSLQLPVILCMRKMQTTKFLYGCAVGASILKVDWLTDCLKSRSILQPEKYIILPNPSDMRQTKTGTAIHYRDRKHIFERIGIMLHGKHSFCNKLASVIKHGGGQVFKTLQQLVRSIDEKRTLVAAIVAEDKTTISRHLKHCALEGGIPIMPYSWIVKSLHSGKLLPFTEKNNAFPLSFDRVSNPFNE